The Candidatus Aminicenantes bacterium genome segment GAAAACGGGTATTTTCATTTTCCGCTCACTTCTATTTTCACCTGCGGGTTTTTCTGGCGCTCCGCTTCGCTGCTTTTGTCGATGAGGGGTTCCTTTTCCCCGTATAAAAACGACTCCACGTGGGCGGCATCCACGCCGTAATGAGAGACCAGGATGCTCTTGACCGTTTCCACCCGCTCCTTGGCCAGGCGAAGGTTGTATTCCTCATTGCCGATGCTGCAGGTGTAGCCGCGCAAGGTGACAAGGTATTCCGACTTGGCGGCAATGAAATCCTTGATGGCGGTAAAATCAGCGCTGTGGTCGCCCTTGGGCTGCTTGCTGGCAAAATCGAAGAAAATGTCCACCTTCAGCGTGTCTCCGGCCGCTTCTGCCGGCTGGGTTTCGGCCGGCTGGGCATTTGCATTTTCCTTCTCCTGGCCCTCGATCTGCAGGGCGTCGACGACAGGGATGCTCTCCTTTTTCTCGGTCGCGGCCGCGGTTTTCTCTTCGCCGGCCGGGAGGATCAAGACCGAATCGTTCACCCTGACATCCATGTTGACATCGAGTATTTTCACTGTGGAATTGGTGTTTTCGGCTTGGATGACGATAGCCAAGCCGACGATCAGCGGCGGCAGGTCATCCTTCAAATTCCGGCAGATCAGCAGGAAGGTCCCCTTGGCGACCACCCCCTGCCCCAGGTCGACGGTGACATACTGGGACGTGGAGGAGATGGAAGCCGGTATGCCCATCGACAGATCGGTGTACATGATTTTGCCCTTGACGGTGTTGGCCGGTATGCGGGCGAGCAAATAGTCGATTTTTTTTGCAAAAACCGTCGGCTCGGGCTTGAAGGGGACGGCGAAGTCGCCGATGTTCACCGGGTGGCAGCCCGTTTTCAATTGGATGACCGCCGTGTGTTCTTCGACGTTGGTGACTTCGGCCAGCGACTTTTTAAGGAAATACCGGCCAAGGCCCCTGATCGACTTCCCCTGGCTTATGATCATGAGCTGGTCCCCGACCTTCAGCCCGTCCTTTGCCCCCTGGCTGACGATGAGGCTGTCCTGGTCAGAAAAATCATTACGCAGGTCGACCGGCTTGTACGCCGCCTCGATGCGGATATCCTGCGGCATGCTGTCCTTGATGAAATAGGAACAGTTCAGATCGCTATCCGAAATCAGCAAGGCTTCTTCCAAGTATATATAGGTTTTCTGCAGATTATAGATTTTCTTGGCTTCTTGCGCGTTCACCGCCAGCGCCAGGATGAATAAAGTGAAAGTGATAAAAAAAATAGTTTTTTTCATTGTCGCCTCTCCTGTTTGCTTGGAATTGGCATTCTGGGGCTTTTTTTCCCATTATGCTAAATCTAATAAATCAAAAATAAACTTTTGTCAAGTTTATCGCCGCTCCAGCGCCGAAAAACGGGTTCGCCCGGGGTTTCCCCAGGGTTCAGCTCACATGCCAAGCAATTTCATGCTGAAATGGGAAAAAGAGACGAAAACAAGGCTTTTAAAGAGAAAATAGAATACAACGGTGGCGATACTCCTCTTCACGCTGATCTTGGTGAAATGGGCAATGCCCAGAGCCAGGGCCAGAAGATACCAGAGCGAGAAAAAATCAAACTGGGCGAGCACGAGGTAGGATAGGCTCCGGAAGTCCAAGGCGGGAAATAAAATGGTCAGGCCGGTATGCACGAACATGGTTTTCTGAATCGCGACCAAGACGGCTCTCACGACCCCGCCTAGGAACATATCCAGCAGCGACGCGTGCGCGACCGCGGAAAAATAATGGCTGAAATCGCCGGCGGCACCGGCCACCTTGAAAAGCAGATAAACGAAAAAAGCCGCCAGCAGCAGCGTAAGAGCCGCCAGGGGCAGCTGGGTCAGCGCTCCGAAGAGGCGCTGGCCGGGAGTGAATTGATCCAGGCTGGCCAGCTGATCTTCGCTCAACTTGTCGGCCATTTCCGAATCACGGATGAATTTCGCCCCTTCCGCCTTGGTGATAGGATAGGTCACATAGGTGACGATGGCCATGGTCAGCAGGATGAGGGCGAACGCACCCAGCCAGCGCTTCTTATCCATGACCCGGCCGATGGTTGGGCCGGGATTATCAATGATTCCCCTGCAGATTTCCAAAAATTCTTTCATCTTGCCTCTCCTGTCCAATGCGGTCGAATCATGTCACCGCATTTTTCTGTCGAATGCATGTATACGCAACCGGCCGCGATTGGTTGTCGCGTCAGCCGATTTCCGGTATAATTGAAAATCAATCGCTAGTCAAGGGAAAAAAATGAATTACAATTTTGCGGAATTGGAAGCGAAATGGCAGAGGCTCTGGCGGGAAAACGGGACCTTCCGGGCGCTCGCCGAGGGGAAAAGGCCGAAATACTACTGCCTGGAGATGTTCCCCTACCCCTCCGGCTCGGGCCTCCATGTCGGCCACCTCAAGAACTACGTGCCGACCGACGCCTTCTGCCGCTTCAAGAGCATGCAGGGCTTCAACGTGCTGCATCCGATGGGCTGGGACGCCTTCGGCCAGCCCGCCGAAAACGAGGCCATCCGCCGCGGCCGCAATCCGCGCGCGATGGTGCCCGAGTACGCAGCCACCTACCGCGAAACGCTGATCAAGGCCGGGTGTTCCTACGACTGGGAGCGCGAGATCAATTCCAGCCTCCCCGAGTACTACAAGTGGACGCAATGGATCTTCCTGCTGCTCCTGCGCAAAGGGCTGGCCTACCGGGCTACCGCCCCCATCAACTGGTGCCCGTCCTGCAAGACCGGCCTGGCCAACGAGGAGGTCAAGGACGGCCGCTGCTGGCGCTGCGACACCCTGGTCGAAAAGAAGCCGATGCCGCAGTGGTTCTTCCGCATCACCGCTTACGCCGACCGTCTGCTGGCCGACCTGGAGAAGCTGAACTGGTCCGAGGGGATGAAAGAGATGCAGCGCGACTGGATCGGCCGTAGCGAGGGGGCCGAGGTCGATTTCGCCATCAGCGGAGGGGATGCCCGCATCCGCGTCTTTACCACCCGGCCCGATACCCTGTTCGGCGCCACCTTCATCGTCCTGGCCCCGGAGCACCCGCTGGTGAAAGCGATCACCGCCGTGGAACAGCGCGACGAAGTAGACGATTACATCCGCAAGGCGCAAGGCGAATCGGAGATTGACCGCTTGAACGCCGAACGCGCGAAAACCGGCGTGTTCACCGGCGCTTACGCGGTCAACCCGGTCAACGGCGCCAAGATCCCGGTCTGGATTGCCGACTACGTCCTGATGGGCTACGGCACCGGCGCCATCATGTGCGTGCCGGGCCACGACGAGCGGGATTTCGCCTTCGCCAATAAATTCCACTTGCCGGTTGTGCAAGTGGTCAGCCGCGACGGTTCGACCTACGACCTCCAGGCCGCCGAGCCGGCCGAGGGGATCGCCGTCAACTCGGGGCCGTGGAGCGGGCTGACCACGGCCGCGTTCAAGCAGGCGATCGGCCGTTGGCTGGAGGAAAAGAAGATCGGCCGCCCGACGGTCAATTACCGGCTGCGCGACTGGCTGATCTCGCGCCAGCGCTACTGGGGGGCGCCGATCCCCATCGTCCATTGCCCGGCTTGCGGCGAGGTGCCCGTTCCGGAGTCGGAGCTGCCTGTGCTGCTGCCCGAGGTCGAGAACTACCAGCCCACCGGAACCGGCGAGTCGCCGCTGGCCGCCATCCCGGAGTTTGTGCGCAGCCGCTGCCCGAAGTGCGGCGGCGCCGCTCGGCGCGAGACCGACACCATGGGCGGCTACGCCTGCTCCGCCTGGTATTTCCTCCGCTTCGCCGACCCCAACAACGAGGCGGCCTTCGCCTCGCGCTCAACCCTCGACTACTGGCTGCCGGTAGACGTCTATACCGGAGGTATCGAGCACGCCCGCTCCCACCTGCTCTATGCCCGCTTCTGGACAAAGGTCCTGTTCGACGAGGGATTGCTGGGTTTCGAGGAGCCCTTCCTGACCCTGCGCAACCAGGGCTCGCTGCTGGCCCTGACCCCAGGCCGCCGGCCGCGGCCCCCACAACAGGGACCGGGAGTGCCCCAGGTGGCGGGCAGCGGCAACGACGAGAAGATCGTCGACTGGATCGTGCTCAAGCACGACGAGCGCGAGCAATACCCGGCCGACCAGGTCATCTGGCGCTGGGCGCGCATGTCCAAATCGAAGGGCAACGTGGTCACCCCGGACGACATCACCGGCCGCTACGGCGCCGATTCGCTGCGCGTGTACGAGATGTTCGTTGCTCCCTTCGAGGACAACGTCCAGTGGAGCGAGGAAGGCATCCAGGGCTCGCACCGCTTCGTCGCCCGCGCCTGGCGCTGGCTGCAGGCGGCGCTGCCGCTCTGGCAGCCGGACTGGCGCGCGGCCTTGCCGGCAACCATGACCCCGGACGTGCGCGCCGTGCGCCGCAAGCTCCACCAGACGGTGCAGAAGGTCGGGGTGCAGATCGAGTCCTTCCAGTTCAACACGGCCCTGGCCGCCATCATGGAGCTGCTCAACAGCATGTACGCCTATGCGCCGATCGAGAAGGAAGCGCTGGCGCCGCCAGGGGCGGACGCCGCCGTCGTTTCCGAGCTGGCCGAGACCCTGATCCTGCTGCTGGCCCCCTTCGCACCCCACCTGGGCGAGGAAATCTGGCAGCAGCTGGGCCACGAAGCGACCGTCTACCGCGCTCCCTGGCCGGCCTTCGACCCGGCCGTGGCGACCAGCGACAGCGTCACCGTCATGATCCAGGTCAACGGCAAGATCAAGGACAAGGTCAGCGTCGTGCTGGACAGCGCGGAGGAGGAGGTAAAGGCAGCCGCCCTGCAAAGCGACAAGATCAAGCAGCTGCTGGCTGGGCGCCAGATCGTAAAAATCATCTTTGTCAAGAACAAGATGCTGAGCATCGTCTGCAAATGTTAGTCCCTTATAGCAAATTTTCGACTATAGTTAAAAAGAAAATTTGCTATCGAAGGGACTTATATTGCCAAGCAATGAAACGCGGTCCATGGTTGCTACTGCTGGTTTCCCTGCTCAACCTGCACTGCGGCTACCACCTGGCGGGGCGGGGGCGGAACTTGCCGGCTGCGGCCCGGACCGTTGCCATCCCCGCCTTCGTGAATGAAACTTCGAACTTCGGCGCGGAACGGTTCATCAGCGTCGCGCTCAGGGAGGAATTCCTCAGGCGCAGCCGCCTGCGCCTGTGCGCGGCGCCGGAAAAGGCCGACCTGCTGCTGGAGGGGAGGATCAGCGCCTTCGAAACCGTTCCCGTCGCGGCCAGGCGCTGGGAAGTCCGCGTCAGCGTCCATGTCCGCCTGATCGACCTGAAAAAGAACGAGCTGGTCTACGATGGGAGCGGGCTTTCCTTCCGTGAAGCGTACACAGACGACGAAGCCCCCGTAGGGGACAAAGCCGCCTTGGGGAACGAAGTCGCCAAAGGCGATTTTTTCTCACTGGCGGCAGCCGCCCGGGACAAGATCGCGGCGAAACTTGCCGCCGGCATCGTTTCTTCCATCCTGGATAATTTTTAATGCCCGAAACCACTTTTTTCAATTTCATCAACCGCGTGCGCGGCGAGAAAACCTCCCCGCCCTTGCTTGTCCTTCACGGCTTCAACGAGTACCTGGGCGAGCACGTCATCGCCGAGATCAGCCGCTCCTTCGGCCAGGATAAAACCGAGTTCAATTTCAAGCGCTATTATTTCGACAGCGAAGAGGAAAACAGCTGGGAAGACATCCTGGACGAAGCCAACAGTTCGAGCTTTTTTATCAGCGCTAAAAAAATAATCACCGTGGCCATCCGCAGCGAAAAAAAACTGGCATTGAACTCCGCCGCCAAGGAAGCCATCGCCCGTTATCTGCAAAAACCCAATCCCCATGCCACCTTGATCGTCTATGTTTCCCTGGACATCGGCCGCGACGATTACAAGCAGTTGAAAAAAGGCAAGCTCGAAAGCCTGCTCAAATGCTTTCAATCGCCGCAAACCATTGTCATCGACCTGGACAAGACCCCCGAGCTGGAAATAAAAAACTACGTCAAGCAGTACCTGAAAGAACGCAAGATTACCATCACCGTCGGGGCCATGGAAAAAATCCAGGAGATCAAAGGCGACGATTTCATCTCGATCATCCAGCAGCTGCCCAAACTGGAGGCGGCCGCGGCCACCAGCCTGAGCATCGACAACGAGGAAGTCGACGAGCTGATCACCGGCATCAACTCCCATTCCATCTGGGATCTGACCGAAGCCATTGAAAGGGAGGACGCCAGCGCCTACCTGGATATTTTGAAGTACCTGTTCATCAACGGCATCAAGCCGAGCTTCATCATCGGCACCCTGATTTCCTATTATCACAAGATTTACACGGCCAAGTTCCTGATGAAGCACCATTTTTCGATTCCCGACATCGGCAAGGTGCTGCAGCAGCCTTCATTCATCCTGAACAAGTTCATCACCCTGGTCAGGAATTTTCCCGACTTCAAGATCCAGGAAGTGCTGAAGCTGATCTACCGCCTCGATTACGAATCCAAGACCAGCGGCGAGGACTCGGCCCGTATCTCCCTGCAGAATTTCATCTTCCAGGTGAAGTTTTTAAAAAAGTAACGCCGGCCCATACCTGACCGTCACCAGCTTGTGAAATAATCTTATTTTAGATAATAAACCTTTACTGAGTAAGGCAAATATGCTAATCATCTACATATTGGCGGAAAATGGGGATAAGGATTGAACATAAATGAGTAAAACATTCGACCAAAGCAAAGATGAAATAGCCAAACTCTGTCAGTACTTTACCACCAACCGGAAAGCCTTCTTCGCTTCAGGAGTCAAGGAAGCCCATATACGCCAATCGCTCATCGATCCTTTTTTCGAGGCCCTGGGCTGGGACATGCGCAACGCTTCCATGGCCGCGCCGCAATATCGCGAAGTCATCACCGAAGACAGCTTGGATGTGGAAGGCCAACAGAAAGCTCCCGACTACACCTTCCGCGTCGGTACTCTACCGAAGTTCTACGTCGAAGCCAAGAAGTGCGGCGTCAATATCAACATCGACATGGGACCTGCCTATCAACTGCGCCGCTACGGCTTCAGCGCCAAGCTCGCCCTGTCCATCCTTACCGACTTCGAGGAATTGGGCGTGTACGATTGCGCTTCGCGCCCGCGGCCCATTGACAAGGCCAGTCATGCCCGCATCCAGTATTTCGGGTTCAGCGAGTATCCCGACCGTTGGCGCGAAATCTGGGACATCTTCTCGCGCGAGGCCGTCTGGTCCGGATCGTTCGACCAGTATGTCGCCTCCAAACGCAAGCGCGGCACTTCCGAGGTGGACAGCGAATTTCTTAAAGACATTGAAGGCTGGCGCGATGTGCTGGCGCGAAACCTCGCCATTCGCAACAACGATTTGTCGACCGACGATCTCAATGCCGCTGTTCAAAAGATCATTGACCGGATCATCTTCCTGCGCATGGCCGAGGATCGCGGCCTGGAGTCTTACGGACAGCTGCTCAAGCTCTGCGAGCAGCCGGACATCTACAATCGTTTTATGGACAAAGTGTGCCAGAAGGCCGATCAGAAATACAACTCCGGCCTGTTCCATTTCGAGAAAGAAGCGGGCGTCTCCGAAGCGCCGGACTCGCTCACCCCCGATCTGACCGTGGACGACAATGTACTCAAGCCCATCCTGCAAAACCTCTACTTCGAGCACGGCTGCCCATACCACTTCGGCGTCCTGCCCGTGGAAATCCTGGGCACGGTGTACGAGCGCTTCCTGGGCAAAGTCATCCGCCTGACAGCCGGCCATCAAGCCAAGGTCGAGGAAAAACCCGAAGTGCGCAAGGCCGGCGGCGTCTACTACACCCCCGCTTACATTGTCAATTACATCGTCCAGAACACGGTCGGTAAGCAGGTCGAAGGCAAAAGCCCCGTCGATCTTGCCGGCGGTAAAACCAAGTCGCCTTTCCGCGTCCTTGACATGGCCTGCGGCAGCGGCTCTTTTCTCCTCGGCGCCTATCAGTTCCTGCTCGACCATTGTTTGAAATGGTATCTGGCCAACCCTTCTAAAAAATATGACAGCGCCGTTTATCAAAATTCCAAAGGTGAAACCCATCTCACCATCGGCGAACGCAAACGTATCCTCACTACCCACATCTACGGTGTCGATATCGACCGCCAAGCCGTCGAAACCACCAAGCTCTCTTTGCTGCTAAAAGCCCTCGAAGGCGAAAACGACACAACCCTCTCCAAACAGATGACCCTCTTCCATGAACGCGCCTTGCCCAATCTTTCTGATAACATCAAGTGCGGCAACTCCCTTATCGCCTCCGACTTCTCCATGCTTCCCGAAGACCTGGTCCGGGTCAACGCCTTCGACTGGCCCGCCCAATTCCCCGATGCCATGAAATCCGGCGGCTTCGATGCCATCATCGGCAATCCACCGTATATCCCAATCGAAGCGATGGAGGAAAAAGAGCGATTATATTACCAGCGCTCCTACTCACAGGTCGAAAGGAAGTTTGACACATCGATTGTTTTTATTCTACGTGCGTTGCGCCTTGTGAAGCGCTCCGGTTTCGTTGGCTATATCTCTTCAATCACATGGGAAACTGGAGAGAATTACTCTTTCCTTCGGAAACACATGTTTACCGAACATGGCGTCTGTGAGGTCCTGAACTTGCCATTTGATACTTTTAAAGACGCATACGTTGACACAGGTGTCTACATCCTTCATGGCCAGCCTACAAAGTCATATCGGATATACCGCTATCCAAAGAAGACAAAGATTACTTCGCTTGTAGACGTTAAATTCATCAATGTTGATACCAGTTTAATCACAGCACCCGATTACCGTCTAGTCCTCAATCCAAGTGCCCAGACAATACTCATTCGGGCATCACAAAGCCCCGGATTCAAATGTCTGGGCGAAATTACCAAGTCAACTCAAGGCTTGGCTGCAAATCGATTTGAGCGCAATGATTTAGCGCAATCCGATGAATGGTATCCCTTCGGCGAAGATGTACAAGCCTATCGCTATGAATTAGTCGTCAAGGTTAGATCGTTTGCATTCATGCACAATTTTCAGTCACTGAAGCAGTTCTACGCAGCTGAACCAAAAATTCTTATCAGGCGTATTATCAATCGTCAGGATCGGCTTGATGCCTGTTTATGCGATAAACAAATGGTTTTTAAAAAAGACATCAATCCATTTGTGCTAACCATTGCCAAACCAAATACTAAGTTTGTTCTAGGTGTCATCAATAGTCGTCTGCTTTCATATCTTTATGTGAACACATCAGCAATTGCTACGAAAGATGATTTCCGCCAGACGACACTCGCAGAATTACGCCATCTACCTATTCCAATTACTTATGTCAATGCCCCTACGGACAAACAGCGACATGACAAATTAGTGGGGCTGGTGGAAAAGATGCTGGCGCTGACGCCGAAATTGCGAGGGGCCACAGCAGAATCCGAAAAAGCCGCATTGCAGAACGCCGTCACGACGACCGACGCGGAGATCGACCGGCTGGTCTACCAACTGTACGGCTTGACAAAAGAGGAAATCAAAATCGTGGAAGGCAAATGCTGATGATTTCTGAAAAAAGTATTGGGGGGGAGTAACCAAGAAATTGTATAGAAATGAATAAAAAGATTAAGAGAATTAACAATTGGAGTCCTGAAAAGCTAAAAAACTTATCTTATGAAGATTTTATAGATACTTTTGTTTTGGCTATTGAGGATAGAACCAATCTAAAAAGTGGGGACCTTGCGATTGATAATAAAATTATGAAGGGCGCTCCACCTGAATCGATCAATTTGTGCCTAAAAGAAGCGGAACGAAGAAAAATTCCCCTTGCATTAGTTGCAGAACGATTGGTAGGGAGAGCGACTGCTGGGAAATCATTCATTAGTAATTTGATGGCTCCCTCAAACTGGAGAAAATTTGAAATTCAAGCTGCCAAAGCAATAATAAAATGGGTAGAAAGCGATGGCATTAAATTAAATAGAATTGATTTTGATGCCCGGATTATTGGAGAAATAACAAAATCCGTTCGACAGGTTGATTTATGGTTGGAGGCGCCGAACCCCCGACACACTGTTGCTGTTGAATGCAAAGACTACGAATCGGGATTAGTTTCCGTGGAAAAAGTGGAAGCTTTTCATACAAAGTTAAAAGATATCGCTGCAAATAAAGGCATATATGTAACAAAAAATGGATACCAACGGTCTGCCGAAGCAACTGCGGAGCATTATGGTATTGTTTTATTAACGTTCGATTTTGTAGATAAAAATAAGCCACCAATGGATCTAAATGAAAAACAGAGGCTTGAGTTGAGTTTAGCTCAGGGAAATCTTTGGTGTTTGAGGCATAAGGAATCTGCATGGTATTTCAGTGAAACTTAACCTGATAAAATTAAGATCCATAGGGGTTCGGTTTCCAGGTTCCGGAAATCATCATCGATTTGAGAAACGTTCGATTGTCTTTTCAACAGGATTCACGATATGCGTTATTATTAATTTGTATGATCAGATCGTTCAAATGTGCATACACGGAAGCGCTCGCAAAAGGCGATCGCGTCAAACAATTTGTGAACATTGCCAAGGTTGCACGGCGCAAGCTCAGACAGCTCGAGATTGCCGGTCGACTTGATGATCTGAGGGTGCCGCCCGGCAATCACCTTGAAGCGCTCAAGGGGGATCGTTCCGGCCAATACTGCATCCGTATCAACGATCAGTGGCGCATCTGCTTTCGTTGGACGGATTCAGGCGTGGAAAATGTGGAAATCGTTGATTACCACTAAGGAGAATTTATTATGAGCAAACTCGAACCTGTCACTCCCGGAGAGATCCTCCTGGAAGAGTTCCTGAAACCCATGGGTCTCAGTCAATATCGCCTGGCCAAGGAAATTGGCGTTCCCGCTCAGCGGATAAGCGAGATTGTCGCCGGCAAGCGTTCGATCACGGCGGATACCGATTTGCGGTTGTGCCGCTTCTTCGGCCTGTCCAACGGCTACTGGCTGCGCGCCCAGGCCGCCCACGATATGGAAGTTGCGGAGCGCACTCTTAGTTCATCATTAAAAAAGATCAAACCTTGGTCCACATATGCCGCTCAACCAGGTGCTCCATCTACTGCCCGTCCCTCACACGGTTGAGCTTCCCCGTTAGGAGTCATAGGGGTTCGGTCTCCAGGTTCCGGAAATCATTAAGGGCGTCTTTGCTTGCTCTACGTTCGTTTGTTCTGTTTTTTCCTTTTTTGTAAAATCTATTTGACAAAAAAGCCATTTTTTGTTAAATATAAGGCATGAAACGCGAAATCGAAGCCAAACTTGTGCAAATATTGGACCCGCAGTCTCCCAATCGGGTGATTGTGATTGAAGGCGCACGGCAAGTCGGCAAATCCTATCTGGTTAACCGGGTACTGCAATCACAAACACTGCCGGTGCTGGCGTTTGATCTGGAAAAGAAAAAAAGACTGCGCAACCAAATTGATCAAACAGAGGAATTCGCGGATTTTCAAAACCTGATGTTCGACCAGTACGGGCTGAAAAGACCGTCCATCCTTTTTTTCGATGAAGCCCAGGAAAGCTTGAAATTAGCCAGCTACATCCGTTCATTCAAAGAAGATTGGCCCGATATCCGGGTAATTCTGACCGGCTCATCGATGAATCGATTTTTTGCGCAGACCGAACGCATGCCGGTCGGTCGCAGCCAGAGCTTAACCGTTTTCCCCTTCAATTTCTCTGAATTCGTACGCTGCCTTAAAGGCGCGGAATTGGCCGATTTCATTTGCTCGGCACCCGATCAAATCAGCGCTTCACGCCATCGGTTGCTGCTTGAACTTTTCGATCAATATCTGCAGGTTGGCGGCTATCCCGAAGCCGTGCTGGCCCATAAAAATCACCAACCCGTTGCTCCGCTTCTGGATGAAATATTGGCCGGGCTGGAAGAGGATTTTCGCCGCAAGGAAACTTTTCAACCCGAATTATTCCGCAATATCCTGCAGAGCATCGCCAATCATATCGGCAGTCTTTCCAAGCTTACCCAATTTGAAACCAGTAAATATTCAGCCACGAAAATAATTGCCGCCATGAAGGGCTGGCATTTGATTCTGGAAGTAAATCAATCGGCGCTGAATCCGTTGCACACAAAATTTTTACCCAAGCGTTATCTCCATGATGTGGGTATGGTGAATCGCCTGCGTTCCCTGGCCATTCCCCCCATATCCATTCTGGATACCATCGACCCTTTCCTGCGTATCCCTCTGGGCGGTCTTTTTGAAAATGCGCTGCTGATAAATCTGCTGGCCGGGGAGTCGGCCCGCTTTCAGGTCGCAGCCTGGAAAATGGGTCGGAACAGCGATATCGAAATTGATTTTCTCATGGATTTTCCGGAATATGCCGCTAAAATCCCCATTGAATGCAAAGCTGCCGTCTCGCTGAAAAACAAACACTATAAAAATCTCATGCATTATCTCGCTTTGACCAAACAGAAATTTGCCGTCGTAGTTTCCGCCGCTCCTTTTGCAACAATTACTAACGCTGCCAAGCAGACTGTTTTAAACCTGCCTGTTTATCTGGCCAGCAAGGAAAATATCAAAAACTATTATCAAAAAAATCTAAAATAAGTACATTTGGAATGCGGAAAGTCAGAGTTTACCCCACGGTGCTTTATTTATTCGCCAGCACAAAAGTGATTTTAATTCGATTTCCATTCGACTAGTGATAATGTTAGTCCCTTATAGCAAATTCTAAAATTTGTCAGTTTTTTAGAACAAATTTTGAATTTGCTATAATGCTCTTAAGTTACTTATATTGCGAAGCAATGTTAGAGGAAGCTGCGATATTTTGAAGAATGCAACGGGTGAGATTGACATGCGAGGGGCGCTTCATCATGCGCTGAGCCGGGGGCATGGCGGCAAAAAGATATTTTCCGCTTCGCGATTGCCGAGCATTGGTACCAGGTCTTTCATTAATACATCAACAAAGACAAGCCAGGGTGTGATGACACAGGTGTAGGGGCACAGCGCAGCACCGATCCTCGGCAATTTCATGCCGAGCTGATCGGTCTGTCACCCTTGGTGGTGCTGTGCCCTCTTATCGTGATGGTGGGGGTTCTCTATCTGCTGAGGATGACCTGGCGGTCAGGGCGGGGAAAAGGGAGACCGCGTAGAGGGGATAGTTGCAAAAATCACTATCGCGCTTGAAATTCCTGGCTCCGGCCCGCGACAATGCCGTCGGCTTGAACTTCTCGCCGTAAACGCGCAGGCTCCTTTTCTCGCGGCTGGCGCCCGCTTTCACTTCCAAGGGCAGGATGGATTCTCCGCTGGCGATGACGAAGTCCACCTCGGCGCGGCCTGGACTGGTCCAGTAGTGCAGTTCTCCGTTACCGGCCGCAAGCAATTCCTGGGCCGCGAAGTTCTCCACGAAGGCGCCGTTGTATTCCTGGAACAGGCGGTTGCCTTCGATGACGGTTTTTTCGCTCAAGCCCAGGCGCGCTCCCAGCAATCCCACGTCCAGCATATAAAGCTTGAAGGAGCTTTCTTCGCGGTATCCGGCCAGCGGGAGTTTGGGCGTCTTCAGGCTGTGGCATTTGTGCGCCAGACCGGCATTGACCAGCCATTGCACCGAGTCCATGTAATCACGCGCCCGGGCCTGGCCGGCGACGGCGGCAAAGCGGAATTTCTTGTTTTCCCTTCCCAACTGGGCCGGCAACGCGCTCCAGACGCGGCTGTTCTTTATTGCCTCGGCCTTGGTGGTGTGCTTGGCCAAGTCGCGGTCATAGGCGCCGAGAATCTCGGCCTGGACCAAGCGCGCCTTTCCCAGCTCCCCGGTTTCGGAGTAGCGGACGACCGCTTCCGGCATGCCGCCGACGTAGTAGTAGGTCTTGAGCAG includes the following:
- a CDS encoding OmpA family protein: MKKTIFFITFTLFILALAVNAQEAKKIYNLQKTYIYLEEALLISDSDLNCSYFIKDSMPQDIRIEAAYKPVDLRNDFSDQDSLIVSQGAKDGLKVGDQLMIISQGKSIRGLGRYFLKKSLAEVTNVEEHTAVIQLKTGCHPVNIGDFAVPFKPEPTVFAKKIDYLLARIPANTVKGKIMYTDLSMGIPASISSTSQYVTVDLGQGVVAKGTFLLICRNLKDDLPPLIVGLAIVIQAENTNSTVKILDVNMDVRVNDSVLILPAGEEKTAAATEKKESIPVVDALQIEGQEKENANAQPAETQPAEAAGDTLKVDIFFDFASKQPKGDHSADFTAIKDFIAAKSEYLVTLRGYTCSIGNEEYNLRLAKERVETVKSILVSHYGVDAAHVESFLYGEKEPLIDKSSEAERQKNPQVKIEVSGK
- a CDS encoding YIP1 family protein, with translation MKEFLEICRGIIDNPGPTIGRVMDKKRWLGAFALILLTMAIVTYVTYPITKAEGAKFIRDSEMADKLSEDQLASLDQFTPGQRLFGALTQLPLAALTLLLAAFFVYLLFKVAGAAGDFSHYFSAVAHASLLDMFLGGVVRAVLVAIQKTMFVHTGLTILFPALDFRSLSYLVLAQFDFFSLWYLLALALGIAHFTKISVKRSIATVVFYFLFKSLVFVSFSHFSMKLLGM
- the leuS gene encoding leucine--tRNA ligase encodes the protein MNYNFAELEAKWQRLWRENGTFRALAEGKRPKYYCLEMFPYPSGSGLHVGHLKNYVPTDAFCRFKSMQGFNVLHPMGWDAFGQPAENEAIRRGRNPRAMVPEYAATYRETLIKAGCSYDWEREINSSLPEYYKWTQWIFLLLLRKGLAYRATAPINWCPSCKTGLANEEVKDGRCWRCDTLVEKKPMPQWFFRITAYADRLLADLEKLNWSEGMKEMQRDWIGRSEGAEVDFAISGGDARIRVFTTRPDTLFGATFIVLAPEHPLVKAITAVEQRDEVDDYIRKAQGESEIDRLNAERAKTGVFTGAYAVNPVNGAKIPVWIADYVLMGYGTGAIMCVPGHDERDFAFANKFHLPVVQVVSRDGSTYDLQAAEPAEGIAVNSGPWSGLTTAAFKQAIGRWLEEKKIGRPTVNYRLRDWLISRQRYWGAPIPIVHCPACGEVPVPESELPVLLPEVENYQPTGTGESPLAAIPEFVRSRCPKCGGAARRETDTMGGYACSAWYFLRFADPNNEAAFASRSTLDYWLPVDVYTGGIEHARSHLLYARFWTKVLFDEGLLGFEEPFLTLRNQGSLLALTPGRRPRPPQQGPGVPQVAGSGNDEKIVDWIVLKHDEREQYPADQVIWRWARMSKSKGNVVTPDDITGRYGADSLRVYEMFVAPFEDNVQWSEEGIQGSHRFVARAWRWLQAALPLWQPDWRAALPATMTPDVRAVRRKLHQTVQKVGVQIESFQFNTALAAIMELLNSMYAYAPIEKEALAPPGADAAVVSELAETLILLLAPFAPHLGEEIWQQLGHEATVYRAPWPAFDPAVATSDSVTVMIQVNGKIKDKVSVVLDSAEEEVKAAALQSDKIKQLLAGRQIVKIIFVKNKMLSIVCKC
- a CDS encoding LptE family protein codes for the protein MKRGPWLLLLVSLLNLHCGYHLAGRGRNLPAAARTVAIPAFVNETSNFGAERFISVALREEFLRRSRLRLCAAPEKADLLLEGRISAFETVPVAARRWEVRVSVHVRLIDLKKNELVYDGSGLSFREAYTDDEAPVGDKAALGNEVAKGDFFSLAAAARDKIAAKLAAGIVSSILDNF
- the holA gene encoding DNA polymerase III subunit delta; this translates as MPETTFFNFINRVRGEKTSPPLLVLHGFNEYLGEHVIAEISRSFGQDKTEFNFKRYYFDSEEENSWEDILDEANSSSFFISAKKIITVAIRSEKKLALNSAAKEAIARYLQKPNPHATLIVYVSLDIGRDDYKQLKKGKLESLLKCFQSPQTIVIDLDKTPELEIKNYVKQYLKERKITITVGAMEKIQEIKGDDFISIIQQLPKLEAAAATSLSIDNEEVDELITGINSHSIWDLTEAIEREDASAYLDILKYLFINGIKPSFIIGTLISYYHKIYTAKFLMKHHFSIPDIGKVLQQPSFILNKFITLVRNFPDFKIQEVLKLIYRLDYESKTSGEDSARISLQNFIFQVKFLKK